The Solibacillus sp. FSL W7-1464 genome contains a region encoding:
- a CDS encoding EcsC family protein encodes METQQQLEHHLLTIQQWEKDQSGLWFWEKIGRIPFKILDKLTPKFIQEKISVLIDELVSYVQTGGKYLVSEKSMMRHIQKHTLHSVSTLEDIGQMPIEDMVELSEKLQKNRAKVATVQGASTGFGGVFTLALDIPVILGIALKTLQEIAMIHGYDPNEKAERIFIVKCLQFASSDVVGKEAILNELAQHYEKPHAAENMVSQLQGWQEVFFTYRDNFGMKKLFQMIPVAGMIFGAFINKSMIEDIAEAGMMLYRKRRVLERMNELANN; translated from the coding sequence ATGGAAACACAACAACAGCTGGAACATCACTTATTAACAATCCAACAATGGGAAAAAGATCAAAGCGGTTTATGGTTTTGGGAGAAGATTGGCCGCATCCCATTTAAAATACTCGATAAATTAACACCGAAGTTCATTCAAGAGAAAATTTCCGTATTGATCGATGAACTGGTGAGCTATGTCCAAACCGGCGGAAAATATTTAGTAAGCGAAAAATCGATGATGCGTCATATTCAAAAACATACACTGCATTCGGTTTCCACATTGGAGGACATTGGGCAAATGCCAATTGAAGATATGGTGGAACTGAGTGAGAAGCTGCAGAAAAACCGGGCTAAGGTTGCAACCGTACAAGGTGCATCTACCGGCTTTGGCGGTGTGTTTACTTTGGCACTCGATATTCCTGTCATTCTAGGAATTGCGCTAAAAACACTGCAGGAAATTGCGATGATCCATGGCTATGATCCAAATGAAAAAGCAGAGCGTATTTTCATCGTGAAATGTCTGCAATTTGCGTCTTCCGATGTTGTCGGCAAAGAGGCGATATTAAATGAGCTGGCCCAACATTACGAAAAGCCTCATGCTGCAGAAAATATGGTTTCCCAATTGCAGGGCTGGCAGGAAGTCTTCTTTACGTACCGGGATAATTTCGGCATGAAAAAGCTCTTTCAAATGATTCCTGTAGCAGGCATGATTTTCGGCGCCTTTATTAATAAATCGATGATTGAAGATATTGCCGAGGCAGGCATGATGCTTTACCGCAAGCGCCGCGTGCTGGAACGAATGAATGAACTGGCAAACAACTAA
- the recO gene encoding DNA repair protein RecO produces MLHKWEGIVLKARAYGESNKIVTLMTREAGKVACMARGAKKPTSRLAGVTQTFMHGSFLVQRTSGMGTLQQGEHFNSMRHIQTDIVATAYASYIVEIVDRLVEEGRPEPYAFDILIQALNAIEEGYDPEAITLFVDWKMLPFAGIQPILHACAGCGAVDGEFAFSFTQGGFICHRCFHLDPYIIRLSPTQLKLIRMFYTVPIEQVGKLELKPQTKQFIKKIVTTIYEEQTGIRLKSRKFIEQLERTPLLHREKKEDE; encoded by the coding sequence ATGCTACATAAATGGGAAGGCATCGTTTTAAAAGCGCGTGCTTATGGTGAATCCAATAAAATCGTGACCCTTATGACACGTGAAGCCGGTAAAGTCGCGTGTATGGCACGTGGAGCGAAAAAACCGACGAGCCGTTTAGCAGGTGTAACGCAAACATTTATGCATGGCTCGTTTTTAGTCCAGCGAACATCAGGCATGGGGACATTGCAGCAAGGGGAACATTTCAATTCGATGCGTCATATACAAACAGATATTGTCGCAACCGCTTATGCAAGCTATATCGTGGAAATTGTGGACCGCCTTGTTGAAGAAGGCCGCCCCGAACCATATGCTTTTGATATATTGATTCAGGCATTGAATGCAATTGAAGAAGGATATGATCCAGAAGCAATTACATTGTTTGTCGATTGGAAAATGCTCCCGTTTGCAGGGATCCAGCCGATTTTGCATGCATGTGCAGGGTGTGGTGCTGTTGATGGGGAATTTGCCTTTTCATTTACACAAGGCGGATTTATATGTCATCGATGCTTCCATCTGGATCCGTATATCATTCGGTTGTCACCGACACAGCTCAAGCTGATCCGCATGTTCTATACGGTGCCGATTGAGCAGGTCGGCAAACTTGAATTAAAGCCGCAAACGAAGCAGTTCATCAAAAAAATCGTGACGACAATTTATGAAGAGCAAACAGGAATCCGTCTGAAATCACGCAAATTCATCGAACAGCTGGAGCGTACCCCGTTACTGCATCGTGAAAAGAAGGAAGACGAATAG
- a CDS encoding MBL fold metallo-hydrolase, whose amino-acid sequence MRQFESEQLTVFQSVLYQTTSAVIKTKEAIIVTDPNWLPNEIAEIKAYIESIIGDRKLYIIYTHSDYDHIIAAGAFPQATTIASVAFVNRTNKEQVLEQIRQFDAQYYIERDYPIVYPHIDIVIKEDGQTLEFPDITCTFYLSPGHTADGLFTVVEPYGILLAGDYLSDVEFPFIEDYEAYAATVQHAQTIIAHKKVEVIVPGHGTTTNNRAEIQNRIDTSLLYLNNLANGSVDETELQKLYPFYTGLTEMHELNKKAVHK is encoded by the coding sequence ATGCGCCAATTTGAAAGTGAGCAACTAACCGTTTTTCAAAGTGTGCTGTATCAAACGACATCAGCCGTAATCAAAACAAAAGAGGCAATAATCGTAACGGATCCTAACTGGCTGCCCAACGAAATTGCCGAAATAAAAGCCTATATCGAATCGATCATTGGAGACCGGAAACTGTATATTATTTATACACATAGTGACTATGATCATATCATTGCAGCGGGTGCATTTCCTCAGGCGACGACAATTGCCAGTGTAGCCTTCGTTAACCGGACGAATAAAGAACAGGTTTTAGAACAAATCCGTCAGTTTGATGCCCAGTACTATATTGAAAGAGATTATCCGATCGTTTATCCTCATATCGATATTGTGATAAAAGAAGATGGCCAAACACTCGAATTTCCGGATATAACGTGTACTTTCTATTTGTCGCCGGGACATACGGCAGATGGATTATTCACAGTTGTAGAACCATACGGAATTTTATTGGCGGGGGATTATTTGTCGGATGTCGAGTTTCCTTTTATCGAGGATTATGAAGCATATGCAGCAACCGTCCAGCATGCGCAAACAATCATCGCGCATAAAAAAGTTGAAGTCATCGTACCCGGACATGGGACTACGACAAATAACCGGGCTGAAATTCAGAACCGAATCGATACCTCGTTATTATATTTAAATAATTTAGCGAACGGTAGTGTTGACGAAACGGAACTGCAAAAACTTTATCCGTTTTATACTGGCTTAACAGAAATGCACGAATTGAATAAAAAAGCCGTACACAAATAA